A genomic segment from Parolsenella catena encodes:
- a CDS encoding ABC transporter permease, with translation MTPLARRLPRELKHNLGKYLGIFLLMCGSIALTSGFLLAAHSIGCLIDGMRDEYAIEDGRVTTSFEATDAQAKAAEDAAEGVGGVTLYKNFSIDAAIKKPAGDDGTKRTLRTYAHRTEVDLASYCEGAEPQADDEVAIDRVFATNNGLAVGDTVELEGRAYTICGIMTQPDSQALFLDNSDFTINTVTYGVAEVTDTGFAALEDAGGAPTYTYSFVFNNRGLSVADRTDAEKDMVDALTDADARVDDLIDADSNQGIGYARDDVDGDSVMWTTLLDIIIVIMAFVFVVLTDSTIEEESAIIGTLLASGYRKCEIVLHYLTLPAIVGILAALLGTALGVSVFTEPMRSLYYGSYSLPPFHVFWSWEIIVKCAVVPAAALILITLAGLLRKMGKTPLQFLRHEASGKAGTKRGLQLPERIGFVSRFRLRVFLRDLGNFATLFVGIAFASLLLLFGLAILPTMTHYADNLETSLVAAHQYTLKAPLELEGTAEEREQWAALDRLQSVDGALLTAAEDAQDELDDAADAAQAAAEAAMASPSAASMQAASDALEEAQDKKDALYARLDDIADALGCDRDEIIDLIDDASDIDADNDDIHPVNTTDNGAEKIAQAEKYTVYQLQYDRGEGNGVETVTIYGVSPDSRYWKGLGVGDGRVVFGRGLLDKFGWRQGQKVGFHDKYEDKDYSFEYAGDNSAWGSKSDMNVYMSIDDFNELFGNDPSYFNGYVSDEELDLDSRYFAGDTTPDDMRAVGDQFIGMMSDLIGMMVGLSVFIFLLFMYLLTKAVIDRGARSISYMKVFGYRDGEISHLYIRSITLCVMAALLLSQPVIIGSLTAIFRSMLLAYNGNIEIYVPWWSIAACVGIGFATYLVVALLHTRSIRRVSLSEALKVQE, from the coding sequence ATGACTCCCCTGGCAAGGCGACTCCCCCGAGAGCTCAAGCACAACCTTGGCAAGTACCTCGGCATATTCCTGCTCATGTGCGGCTCGATTGCCCTCACGTCGGGCTTTCTTCTCGCCGCGCACTCCATCGGCTGCCTCATCGACGGCATGCGCGACGAGTACGCAATCGAGGACGGCCGCGTGACGACCTCCTTCGAGGCGACCGACGCCCAGGCCAAGGCAGCCGAGGACGCCGCAGAGGGCGTAGGAGGCGTCACGCTCTACAAGAACTTCTCGATAGACGCCGCAATCAAGAAGCCTGCGGGCGACGACGGCACCAAGCGCACGCTGCGCACCTACGCCCACCGCACCGAGGTTGACCTCGCGTCCTACTGCGAGGGTGCGGAACCTCAGGCAGACGACGAGGTCGCCATCGACCGCGTCTTCGCCACAAACAACGGCCTCGCCGTGGGCGATACGGTCGAGCTCGAAGGGCGCGCCTACACCATCTGCGGCATCATGACCCAGCCCGACAGCCAGGCGCTCTTCCTCGACAACTCGGACTTCACGATCAACACCGTCACCTATGGCGTGGCCGAGGTCACCGACACCGGCTTTGCCGCGCTCGAAGACGCAGGCGGCGCGCCCACCTACACCTACTCGTTTGTCTTCAATAATCGCGGCCTCTCCGTCGCAGACCGCACCGATGCCGAGAAGGACATGGTCGACGCCCTCACGGACGCCGACGCGCGCGTGGACGACCTCATCGACGCGGATTCCAACCAGGGCATCGGCTACGCGCGCGACGACGTGGACGGCGACTCCGTGATGTGGACGACGCTGCTCGACATCATCATCGTGATCATGGCCTTCGTCTTCGTCGTGCTCACCGACTCCACCATCGAGGAGGAGAGCGCCATCATCGGAACGCTGCTCGCGAGCGGCTACCGCAAGTGCGAGATTGTCCTCCACTACCTCACGCTTCCCGCCATTGTTGGCATCCTCGCCGCGCTTCTGGGTACCGCGCTCGGCGTGAGCGTCTTCACCGAGCCCATGCGCAGTCTCTACTACGGCTCCTACAGCCTGCCGCCCTTCCACGTCTTTTGGAGCTGGGAGATTATCGTCAAATGCGCCGTGGTACCTGCCGCCGCGCTCATCCTTATCACGCTCGCGGGGCTTCTCCGCAAGATGGGCAAGACGCCCCTGCAGTTTCTGCGCCATGAGGCGAGCGGCAAGGCCGGCACCAAGCGCGGCCTGCAACTGCCGGAGCGCATTGGCTTTGTCTCGCGCTTCCGCCTGCGCGTGTTCCTGCGCGACCTCGGTAACTTCGCCACGCTCTTCGTGGGCATCGCGTTCGCCTCGCTGCTTCTGCTCTTTGGCCTGGCGATCCTTCCCACGATGACGCACTACGCGGACAACCTCGAGACGAGCCTCGTGGCAGCGCACCAGTACACGCTCAAGGCCCCACTCGAGCTCGAGGGTACGGCCGAGGAGCGCGAGCAGTGGGCCGCCCTCGACCGCCTGCAATCCGTCGACGGCGCGCTGCTCACCGCCGCCGAGGATGCCCAAGATGAGCTCGACGACGCGGCAGACGCGGCCCAGGCGGCGGCCGAGGCGGCCATGGCGTCGCCCAGCGCCGCGAGCATGCAGGCAGCCAGCGACGCGCTCGAGGAGGCGCAGGACAAGAAGGACGCCCTCTACGCGCGCCTCGACGACATCGCGGACGCCCTCGGCTGCGACCGCGACGAAATCATCGACCTTATCGACGATGCTTCCGACATCGACGCGGACAACGACGACATCCACCCCGTCAACACCACGGACAACGGTGCCGAGAAGATCGCCCAAGCCGAGAAGTACACCGTCTACCAGCTGCAATATGACCGCGGCGAGGGCAACGGAGTGGAGACCGTAACCATCTACGGCGTCTCCCCGGACTCTCGCTACTGGAAGGGCCTGGGCGTTGGCGACGGGCGCGTCGTCTTTGGCCGCGGCCTTCTCGACAAGTTCGGCTGGAGGCAGGGACAAAAGGTCGGCTTCCATGACAAGTACGAGGATAAGGACTATTCCTTCGAGTATGCAGGCGACAATTCCGCCTGGGGCTCCAAGTCGGACATGAACGTCTACATGAGCATCGACGACTTCAACGAGCTCTTCGGCAACGATCCCTCGTACTTCAACGGTTACGTAAGCGACGAGGAGCTCGACCTCGACTCGCGCTACTTCGCCGGCGACACCACGCCCGACGACATGCGCGCCGTGGGCGACCAGTTTATCGGCATGATGAGCGACTTGATCGGGATGATGGTCGGCCTCTCCGTCTTCATCTTCCTCCTCTTCATGTATCTGCTGACCAAGGCCGTGATCGATCGCGGCGCGCGCTCCATCAGCTACATGAAGGTCTTCGGCTATCGAGACGGCGAGATCTCTCACCTCTACATCCGCTCGATCACGTTGTGCGTCATGGCGGCACTGCTGCTGTCTCAGCCCGTGATCATCGGCTCGCTCACCGCGATCTTCCGCTCGATGCTGCTCGCCTACAACGGCAACATCGAGATCTACGTGCCATGGTGGTCCATCGCGGCGTGCGTGGGAATCGGGTTCGCGACATACCTCGTCGTGGCGCTCCTGCACACGCGCTCCATCAGACGCGTCAGCCTCTCCGAGGCACTAAAGGTCCAGGAGTAG
- a CDS encoding class I SAM-dependent methyltransferase: MTKSAEQLKQLSIKEFTKAAQVYESDHAGIYEICKDDYPQMLEELQSESFEDVLDVGCGTGAVLELLHGEYPEKRLTGLDLTPRMIEVARAKQLENVRFIVGDAEALPFESRSFDAVLCSNSFHHYPHPEKFFSEAARVLRPGGRLILRDYTSNDFVVWLMNNLELPLARLMGHGDVRICKVSELRTLTEGARLFLLKLETQKGFRAHLVARKE; the protein is encoded by the coding sequence ATGACCAAATCAGCGGAGCAGCTCAAGCAGCTGTCCATCAAGGAGTTCACCAAGGCGGCGCAGGTCTATGAGTCCGACCACGCCGGAATCTACGAGATCTGCAAGGACGACTATCCGCAGATGCTCGAGGAGCTGCAAAGCGAGTCATTCGAGGACGTTCTTGACGTAGGTTGCGGAACCGGAGCCGTCCTGGAGCTGCTTCATGGGGAATATCCCGAGAAGCGCCTGACGGGACTCGACCTCACTCCCAGGATGATCGAGGTGGCACGCGCCAAACAGCTCGAAAACGTCCGCTTCATCGTCGGGGACGCCGAGGCCCTGCCGTTTGAATCCCGGAGCTTCGACGCCGTGCTCTGCTCCAACAGCTTCCACCACTATCCACATCCAGAGAAGTTCTTCTCTGAGGCCGCGCGCGTCCTACGCCCCGGCGGGCGTCTGATTCTTCGCGACTACACGTCGAACGATTTCGTAGTGTGGCTCATGAACAACCTCGAGCTTCCTTTAGCCCGCCTCATGGGCCACGGCGACGTCCGAATCTGCAAAGTGTCCGAGCTTCGCACGCTCACCGAAGGAGCTAGGCTCTTCCTGCTCAAGCTCGAGACGCAGAAGGGCTTCCGCGCACACCTGGTGGCACGAAAGGAATAG